The following proteins are encoded in a genomic region of Cydia strobilella chromosome 19, ilCydStro3.1, whole genome shotgun sequence:
- the LOC134750354 gene encoding luciferin 4-monooxygenase-like: MQLVKGNASSDEVTGDAYHLGNLVLDYFNTPGDHIDAGTGKVEMKSSVKSRSLQLARCLRNAGLKPGDVVAVSGVNHLNAHIPFYAGYLNGLPITGIDPFYLYEEVKVVLKITKPKLAFCEASSLVDYERAARDLGLDTRIVTFGDGDQSYANFSRFRVAKFDTHKVYAWLVSTSGTTGLPKVAAIKHSEVIKVVKLGSLIKGKEMVPVLNPSSVHWVSSYVATLCHISSNQYNVQTSSPQTVEHMIDIINKYKPTMVCSSPLLFVNIMRHEKYCDLTCFKKIVITGFTMNPEIVKQLKARLEGKVGPEGVVWNLMGQTECVGSILMPAPDGPPGNCGFELPSVVPVQLVDLKTGEVITEPNRTGELWTKGPRFTEYYNNPEATAAAFSPDGWYKTGDLLYRDENGFFFFIERMTSSFRYRNYFVTPLELEELIQEHPGVLDVCVVGVPHPEDGKQAVACVQTHPGFTLTEQDVKDIVAGKYHFNNQASKLSAPKHIHGGVIFVEDFPRTVAGKIARGKVYDFVLEVRKAVSEYPCSGNTKKLISSFQRLFDTNNLRIVSTGRH; this comes from the exons ATGCAGTTAGTAAAAGGAAATGCATCAAGTGATGAAGTGACCGGCGATGCTTACCATCTTGGAAATTTGGTTTTGGATTACTTCAACACACCAGGAGATCAT ATTGACGCCGGAACTGGCAAAGTTGAGATGAAATCATCGGTGAAGTCCCGTTCACTACAGTTGGCCAGATGTCTGAGGAACGCGGGTCTAAAGCCTGGCGATGTGGTTGCGGTGTCGGGGGTTAACCACCTTAACGCACACATTCCTTTTTACGCTGGATACTTAAACGGACTGCCAATAACTGGAATTGACCCTTTCTACTTATATG aGGAGGTAAAGGTAGTGTTAAAGATAACAAAGCCAAAACTGGCTTTTTGCGAAGCTTCTAGCTTGGTTGACTACGAGAGGGCAGCTAGGGACCTCGGGTTGGATACTAGGATAGTGACATTTGGGGACGGCGACCAATCTTACGCAAATTTT AGTCGTTTCAGAGTGGCGAAGTTCGACACTCACAAGGTGTACGCGTGGCTCGTCAGCACGAGTGGCACCACCGGCTTGCCCAAGGTCGCGGCCATCAAGCACTCTGAAGTTATCAAGGTCGTGAAATTAGGCTCACTTATAAAAGGAAA AGAAATGGTTCCTGTGTTGAACCCGTCAAGCGTACACTGGGTATCGTCTTACGTAGCCACACTGTGTCACATCTCTAGCAACCAATACAACGTGCAAACATCGTCACCTCAAACCGTCGAACATATGAttgacattattaacaaatacaaG cctaCGATGGTCTGTTCAAGCCCACTGCTATTCGTCAACATTATGAGACACGAGAAATACTGCGACCTTACGTGCTTCAAGAAAATCGTTATCACCGGGTTCACTATGAACCCTGAAATTGTTAAGCAGCTGAAG gcaaGGTTGGAAGGCAAGGTGGGACCTGAAGGCGTCGTATGGAACCTTATGGGGCAGACCGAGTGTGTGGGTTCTATTCTGATGCCAGCGCCCGACGGCCCCCCGGGCAATTGTGGCTTTGAGCTGCCGTCGGTGGTACCAGTACAA TTGGTGGATCTGAAAACTGGCGAAGTTATCACTGAACCAAATAGGACGGGAGAACTGTGGACCAAGGGTCCAAGGTTTACG GAATACTATAATAACCCAGAAGCTACGGCGGCCGCGTTTTCTCCCGATGGCTGGTACAAAACCGGGGATCTGCTGTACAGGGACGAAAACGGATTCTTCTTCTTCATAGAGCGCATGACCAGCTCGTTCAGATATCGCAACTATTTC GTCACGCCCTTAGAGCTGGAGGAGTTGATACAGGAGCACCCAGGCGTGCTGGACGTTTGTGTGGTTGGCGTGCCGCACCCTGAGGACGGCAAGCAGGCGGTCGCGTGTGTCCAGACACACCCCGGTTTCACTCTGACAGAGCAAGATGTTAAAGATATCGTTGCTGGTAAGTATCACTTTAACAATCAGGCCA GTAAACTATCCGCCCCCAAGCACATACACGGCGGCGTCATTTTCGTGGAAGACTTCCCCAGAACGGTTGCTGGTAAAATAGCCAGAGGAAAAGTTTACGATTTTGTCCTTGAAGTCCGAAAAGCAGTTTCGGAGTACCCCTGCTCCGGGAACACGAAGAAGTTAATTAGCTCCTTCCAGCGGCTTTTTGACACGAACAACCTTAGAATTGTTTCAACGGGGAGACACTGA